Proteins from a genomic interval of Methanobacteriaceae archaeon:
- a CDS encoding cation:proton antiporter subunit C produces MIIDVQLASFLTAGTLIIIGLYAALFLDNLIKKIIGLSFIGEGANLFLITMGYKPGGIVYIFLPGMARDWFAQNAAYPLPFALVLTSIVIGASTLAVMLGIIIILYKKHGTLSASKVLKD; encoded by the coding sequence ATGATCATTGATGTTCAACTTGCATCGTTTTTAACTGCAGGGACGCTTATAATTATTGGATTATATGCTGCTCTGTTTCTGGATAATTTGATCAAAAAAATAATTGGATTATCTTTCATTGGTGAAGGAGCAAACCTGTTCTTAATTACTATGGGTTATAAACCGGGCGGCATAGTTTATATTTTCTTACCTGGAATGGCTAGAGATTGGTTTGCCCAGAATGCAGCTTATCCACTACCTTTTGCCCTGGTACTTACTAGTATTGTTATTGGGGCCAGTACCCTAGCGGTTATGTTAGGTATTATCATAATTCTTTATAAAAAACACGGCACCCTTAGTGCCTCAAAGGTATTGAAAGATTGA